In Pseudomonas hamedanensis, a single window of DNA contains:
- a CDS encoding lipocalin family protein, with protein sequence MKRLLLILFAGLVLAGCATSGVDPLAPKTVDSVNLKRYQGTWYELARLPMYFQRHCAQSEAHYTLKPDGNIGVLNRCLTPDWQWEEAKGTAYPQVPGKTDKLWVEFDNWFSRLIPGVAKGEYWVLYVSDDYKTAIVGDPSRKYMWLLSRTPTVNGVIREELLSKARQQGYDTTRLIWRASDRQMAKTSN encoded by the coding sequence ATGAAGCGGTTATTGCTGATCCTTTTTGCCGGCCTGGTACTGGCCGGCTGCGCCACTTCCGGCGTGGACCCGTTGGCGCCGAAGACCGTCGACAGCGTCAATCTGAAACGTTACCAAGGGACCTGGTACGAGCTGGCGCGTCTGCCCATGTATTTCCAGCGCCATTGCGCACAATCCGAAGCGCATTACACGCTCAAGCCTGACGGCAACATCGGTGTACTCAATCGCTGCCTGACGCCGGACTGGCAGTGGGAAGAGGCCAAAGGCACGGCTTATCCACAAGTCCCGGGCAAGACCGACAAGCTTTGGGTCGAATTCGATAACTGGTTTTCGCGCCTGATCCCCGGTGTGGCGAAGGGCGAATACTGGGTGCTGTACGTCAGCGACGATTACAAGACTGCGATTGTCGGCGACCCGAGCCGCAAGTACATGTGGCTGCTGTCACGCACACCGACCGTCAATGGCGTAATCCGTGAAGAGCTGCTGAGCAAGGCACGTCAGCAGGGCTACGACACCACGCGACTGATCTGGCGCGCGTCGGATCGGCAGATGGCCAAAACTTCGAATTAA
- a CDS encoding formimidoylglutamate deiminase encodes MSAFFAERALLPNGWANNVRLEVSAEGLLTRIQADSTADGAERLSGPLLPGMPNLHSHAFQRAMAGLAEVAGNPNDSFWTWRDLMYRLVGKISPDQLGVIARQLYIEMLKAGYTSVAEFHYVHHDSNGQPYADPAELALRISHAASESGIGLTLLPVLYSHSGFGGQPPNDGQRRFINSTENYLNLQSRLQPLLAQKKAQSLGLCFHSLRAVTPQQISEVLAASDKQCPVHIHIAEQQKEVDDCLNWSGRRPLQWLFENTEVDQRWCLVHATHANPEEVTLMAKSRAIAGLCLTTEANLGDGIFPAVDFLAQGGRLGIGSDSHVSLSVVEELRWLEYGQRLRDQRRNRLYGADQPMVGRTLYDAALDGGAQALGQPIGALDVGKRADWIVLDGNDPYLATASGDGILNRWLFAGGDRQVRDVLVNGQWVVRDGRHAGEEDSARAFTQVLRDLLG; translated from the coding sequence ATGTCCGCTTTCTTTGCCGAACGCGCGCTGCTGCCTAACGGATGGGCCAACAATGTACGTCTCGAGGTCAGCGCCGAAGGCCTGCTGACCCGCATCCAGGCCGATTCCACTGCAGATGGCGCCGAACGGCTGAGCGGGCCGTTGCTGCCGGGAATGCCCAATCTGCATTCCCACGCCTTTCAACGGGCAATGGCGGGTCTGGCCGAAGTGGCCGGCAATCCGAACGACAGTTTCTGGACCTGGCGCGATTTGATGTATCGCCTCGTTGGAAAAATCAGCCCCGATCAGCTCGGCGTCATTGCCCGGCAGTTGTACATCGAAATGCTCAAGGCCGGTTACACCTCGGTCGCCGAATTTCACTATGTGCACCATGACAGCAACGGCCAGCCGTACGCCGATCCGGCGGAACTGGCCTTGCGTATCAGCCACGCCGCCAGTGAAAGCGGCATCGGCCTGACCCTGCTGCCGGTGCTTTACAGCCACTCCGGTTTTGGCGGTCAGCCCCCGAACGACGGCCAGCGCCGTTTCATCAACAGCACGGAAAACTACCTGAACCTGCAATCGCGCCTGCAGCCATTACTGGCGCAGAAAAAGGCGCAATCGCTGGGGCTGTGTTTCCACTCGTTGCGCGCGGTGACACCGCAGCAGATCAGCGAAGTGCTCGCCGCCAGCGACAAACAATGCCCGGTGCACATCCACATCGCCGAACAGCAAAAGGAAGTCGACGACTGCCTGAACTGGAGCGGGCGTCGTCCACTGCAATGGCTGTTTGAGAACACCGAAGTCGATCAGCGCTGGTGCCTGGTCCATGCGACCCACGCCAATCCGGAAGAAGTCACGCTGATGGCCAAGAGTCGCGCCATCGCCGGTCTGTGCCTGACCACCGAAGCGAATCTGGGCGACGGGATTTTCCCGGCAGTGGATTTCCTCGCGCAGGGCGGGCGCCTGGGCATTGGCTCCGACAGCCATGTGTCGCTCAGTGTGGTAGAGGAACTGCGTTGGCTGGAATATGGCCAGCGCCTGCGCGATCAACGGCGCAACCGCTTGTATGGCGCGGATCAGCCGATGGTCGGACGCACGCTGTATGACGCCGCGCTGGACGGTGGCGCGCAGGCGCTGGGGCAGCCGATCGGCGCGCTGGACGTGGGCAAACGTGCGGACTGGATCGTGCTCGATGGCAACGATCCGTATCTGGCGACGGCCTCGGGTGACGGGATTCTGAATCGCTGGCTGTTTGCTGGTGGCGATCGGCAGGTGCGCGATGTGCTGGTCAATGGTCAGTGGGTGGTGCGCGATGGCCGGCATGCCGGGGAAGAAGACAGCGCGCGGGCCTTCACCCAGGTCCTGCGCGATCTTTTAGGCTGA